The following coding sequences are from one Syngnathus acus chromosome 14, fSynAcu1.2, whole genome shotgun sequence window:
- the LOC119133292 gene encoding unconventional myosin-Ic-like isoform X2, translating into MRYQGREVDIEGRVRLVMENTLTARDRVGVQDFVLLENHNSEAAFIENLRRRFKENLIYTYIGSVLVSVNPYKDLEIYSKPQMERYRGVSFYEISPHIYAVSDNTYRAMRTTWKDQCILISGESGAGKTEASKKILLYYAVTCPSNHNMSTLGDRLLQSNPILEAFGNAKTLKNDNSSRFGKYMDVQFDFKGAPVGGHILNYLLEKSRVVHQNHGERNFHIFYQLLDGGSSELLQMLDLERNPQNYQYLVKGNCSKVSSVSDKKNWKVLMNALSVIGFNDEDLQNLLNIIASVLHLGNTQFGEGEEGETHITTEMPIVNVSKLLGLEASSLSEALTHKKLTAKGEEMIIPLNFEQAMSARDALAKAVYGRAFTWLVEKINRSLALKDDVDHSNKAFPVIGLLDIYGFEVLQRNSFEQFCINYCSEKLQQLFIELTLRSEQEEYTTEGIDWEMVPYFDNKIICDLIEAKHKGIIAILDEECVRPGETSDASFLEKLEDTLDGHPHFVTHKLANGKTRKVVSREEFRLLHYAGEVNYNVNGFLEKNNDSLSRTLKEVMWQSDNKIISQCFYREEVTEQKRPRMAATHFKNSLLKLLDNLMTKEPSYVRCIKPNDTKQPGHFDEVLVRHQVRYLGLMENLRVRRAGFAYRRSFEAFLQRYKPLCPETWPVWYGRLRDGVATLAKHLGYQEEEYKLGRSKIFIRFPKTLFLTEDALQAKKPEIALTLQTSWRGYRERAKYKKIRHAIIVIQSAWRGMKGRRRARRRRQAADLIRRFIKGFIHRHEDYSPENDYFLDHVRYSFLKKLSKNLPTSVLDKSWLPSPPSVAEASEYLRALHMRNMVRKYCMRIQPEWKNQMTQKVVASELFKDQKDSYPQSVGRLFLDTRIEREQINLKVLQTLGSDKVQYGVPVIKYDRRGFKPRSRQLLLSNTFAVLVDKTKIKQRIDYAALGGISVSSLSDGMLVLHLPTEENKQKGDVLLHCDHVIELVTKLALMARMLNHVNVKPGSVRFAGARGNEGIIDFVNGSELKVAKGKRGHLLVTAPGIKTA; encoded by the exons ATGAGGTACCAGGGCAGG gAGGTGGACATTGAAGGAAGGGTGCGCTTGGTGATGGAGAACACCCTAACGGCCCGTGACAGGGTCGGAGTCCAGGATTTTGTCCTACTGGAGAACCACAACAGCGAAGCAGCCTTTATAGAAAACCTGCGACGGCGCTTCAAAGAAAACCTCATCTAT ACTTACATAGGCTCCGTGCTGGTGTCAGTGAACCCCTACAAAGACCTGGAGATTTACTCCAAGCCGCAGATGGAACGCTACAGAGGAGTCAGCTTCTATGAAATCTCGCCTCACAT CTACGCAGTGTCAGACAACACTTACCGAGCCATGCGGACCACATGGAAGGATCAGTGCATTCTTATATCAGGTGAGAGTGGCGCAGGGAAAACGGAAGCCTCTAAGAAGATCCTCCTCTACTATGCCGTCACCTGCCCGTCTAATCATAACATGAGCACCCTCGGAGACCGCCTGCTCCAGTCCAACCCTATTCTGGAG GCATTCGGTAACGCCAAAACACTAAAGAATGACAACTCCAGTCGATTTGGAAAATACATGGATGTGCAGTTTGACTTTaag GGGGCGCCAGTCGGCGGCCACATCCTCAATTACTTGCTGGAGAAATCTCGGGTCGTCCACCAGAACCACGGAGAAAGAAATTTCCACATCTTCTATCAACTTCTGGATGGCGGGAGCAGTGAACTTCTCCAGATGCTTGATCTTGAAAGAAACCCTCAGAACTACCAGTATCTGGTCAAG GGAAACTGTTCAAAAGTCAGCTCCGTTAGCGACAAGAAGAATTGGAAGGTTTTGATGAATGCCCTGTCCGTTATTGGCTTCAATGATGAAGACCTGCAG AATTTGCTGAACATCATCGCCAGCGTTCTCCATCTGGGCAACACTCAGTTTGGAGAAGGCGAGGAAGGCGAAACGCATATCACCACCGAGATGCCGATAGTCAATGTTTCAAAG ctGCTGGGTCTTGAGGCCTCGTCCCTCAGCGAGGCTCTTACTCACAAAAAACTCACCGCCAAAGGGGAGGAG ATGATCATCCCTCTCAACTTTGAGCAAGCAATGTCCGCTCGCGACGCTTTAGCCAAAGCTGTCTATGGTCGAGCCTTCACCTGGTTGGTGGAGAAGATCAACCGGTCTCTTGCTCTGAAG GATGACGTCGACCACAGCAATAAAGCCTTCCCCGTCATCGGCCTTTTGGACATCTACGGCTTTGAGGTCCTACAGCGCAACAG TTTTGAGCAGTTCTGCATCAACTACTGCAGCGAGAAGCTCCAGCAGCTCTTTATTGAGCTCACCCTCAGATCTGAGCAAGAGGAGTACACAACAGAGGGAATAGAC TGGGAGATGGTGCCGTACTTTGACAACAAAATCATCTGTGACCTGATCGAGGCAAAGCACAAGGGCATCATCGCCATTCtg GATGAGGAGTGTGTGAGACCCGGCGAGACGAGCGACGCCTCGTTCTTAGAGAAACTGGAGGACACACTTGACGGCCATCCCCATTTTGTCAC TCACAAGCTGGCAAACGGCAAAACCCGGAAGGTCGTGAGTAGAGAGGAATTTCGGTTGCTGCACTATGCCGGGGAAGTCAACTACAATGTCAACG GTTTCCTTGAGAAGAACAATGACTCACTGAGCAGGACCCTGAAAGAG GTCATGTGGCAGTCAGACAACAAGATCATAAGTCAGTGTTTCTACAGAGAGGAAGTGACGGAGCAGAAACGCCCACGGATG gCTGCCACTCACTTTAAAAATAGCCTGTTGAAACTTCTGGACAACCTCATGACAAAAGAACCGTCGTATGTGCGCTGTATCAAACCCAATGATACCAAGCAGCCAG GTCACTTTGACGAAGTTCTCGTCCGGCACCAGGTCAGGTATCTCGGCCTGATGGAGAACCTTCGTGTCAGGAGAGCCGGCTTTGCCTACAGACGCAGCTTTGAGGCCTTCCTGCAGAG GTACAAGCCTCTATGTCCAGAAACGTGGCCCGTCTGGTATGGAAGACTCCGGGATGGTGTGGCCACACTGGCCAAGCACCTTGGCTACCAAGAGGAGGAGTACAAACTGGGCAG GTCCAAAATATTCATCCGTTTCCCCAAAACTCTCTTTCTGACCGAAGATGCACTTCAAGCCAAAAAGCCAGAGATAG CTTTGACTCTGCAGACATCCTGGAGAGGCTACAGGGAAAGAGCCAAATACAAAAAGATCAGACATGCAA TCATCGTGATTCAATCGGCATGGCGAGGAATGAAAGGACGGCGGAGGGCAAGGAGGCGTCGACAGGCCGCCGATTTGATACGCAG gttcaTAAAAGGCTTTATCCACCGCCATGAGGACTACAGTccagaaaatgattatttcCTGGATCATGTGCGTTACTCCTTCCTCAAGAAGCTCAGCAAAAATCTGCCCACAAGTGTTTTGGACAAAAGCTGGCTGCCGTCTCCTCCTTCTGTCGCTGAG GCCTCAGAGTACCTTCGCGCACTGCACATGCGGAACATGGTCAGGAAGTACTGCATGAGGATCCAACCTGAATGGAAGAATCAA ATGACGCAGAAAGTCGTTGCGAGTGAGCTCTTCAAAGATCAGAAGGACAGCTATCCTCAAAGCGTCGGCAGGCTCTTTTTGGACACCAGGATCG AACGCGAGCAGATCAATCTCAAGGTTCTCCAAACTCTCGGCAGTGACAAAGTGCAG TACGGCGTCCCAGTCATCAAGTATGACAGGAGGGGGTTCAAGCCACGCTCTCGACAGCTCCTCCTTTCCAACACCTTCGCCGTGCTGGTGGACAAGACCAAGATCAAGCAGAGGATCGACTACGCGGCACTCGGAG GTATCTCTGTGAGTTCCCTCAGCGATGGGATGCTTGTTCTGCACTTGCCCACTGAGGAGAATAAGCAAAAG GGTGATGTGCTGCTGCACTGCGACCATGTGATCGAGCTGGTGACAAAATTAGCCCTGATGGCCCGCATGTTGAACCACGTCAATGTTAAGCCTGGCAG CGTACGCTTTGCGGGAGCACGAGGGAATGAGGGCATCATCGATTTTGTCAACGGCTCCGAGCTGAAGGTGGCGAAAGGCAAAAGAGGACACCTGCTAGTG ACTGCCCCTGGGATCAAAACCGcatga
- the LOC119133292 gene encoding unconventional myosin-Ic-like isoform X1, whose translation MRYQGREVDIEGRVRLVMENTLTARDRVGVQDFVLLENHNSEAAFIENLRRRFKENLIYTYIGSVLVSVNPYKDLEIYSKPQMERYRGVSFYEISPHIYAVSDNTYRAMRTTWKDQCILISGESGAGKTEASKKILLYYAVTCPSNHNMSTLGDRLLQSNPILEAFGNAKTLKNDNSSRFGKYMDVQFDFKGAPVGGHILNYLLEKSRVVHQNHGERNFHIFYQLLDGGSSELLQMLDLERNPQNYQYLVKGNCSKVSSVSDKKNWKVLMNALSVIGFNDEDLQNLLNIIASVLHLGNTQFGEGEEGETHITTEMPIVNVSKLLGLEASSLSEALTHKKLTAKGEEMIIPLNFEQAMSARDALAKAVYGRAFTWLVEKINRSLALKDDVDHSNKAFPVIGLLDIYGFEVLQRNSFEQFCINYCSEKLQQLFIELTLRSEQEEYTTEGIDWEMVPYFDNKIICDLIEAKHKGIIAILDEECVRPGETSDASFLEKLEDTLDGHPHFVTYDHKLANGKTRKVVSREEFRLLHYAGEVNYNVNGFLEKNNDSLSRTLKEVMWQSDNKIISQCFYREEVTEQKRPRMAATHFKNSLLKLLDNLMTKEPSYVRCIKPNDTKQPGHFDEVLVRHQVRYLGLMENLRVRRAGFAYRRSFEAFLQRYKPLCPETWPVWYGRLRDGVATLAKHLGYQEEEYKLGRSKIFIRFPKTLFLTEDALQAKKPEIALTLQTSWRGYRERAKYKKIRHAIIVIQSAWRGMKGRRRARRRRQAADLIRRFIKGFIHRHEDYSPENDYFLDHVRYSFLKKLSKNLPTSVLDKSWLPSPPSVAEASEYLRALHMRNMVRKYCMRIQPEWKNQMTQKVVASELFKDQKDSYPQSVGRLFLDTRIEREQINLKVLQTLGSDKVQYGVPVIKYDRRGFKPRSRQLLLSNTFAVLVDKTKIKQRIDYAALGGISVSSLSDGMLVLHLPTEENKQKGDVLLHCDHVIELVTKLALMARMLNHVNVKPGSVRFAGARGNEGIIDFVNGSELKVAKGKRGHLLVTAPGIKTA comes from the exons ATGAGGTACCAGGGCAGG gAGGTGGACATTGAAGGAAGGGTGCGCTTGGTGATGGAGAACACCCTAACGGCCCGTGACAGGGTCGGAGTCCAGGATTTTGTCCTACTGGAGAACCACAACAGCGAAGCAGCCTTTATAGAAAACCTGCGACGGCGCTTCAAAGAAAACCTCATCTAT ACTTACATAGGCTCCGTGCTGGTGTCAGTGAACCCCTACAAAGACCTGGAGATTTACTCCAAGCCGCAGATGGAACGCTACAGAGGAGTCAGCTTCTATGAAATCTCGCCTCACAT CTACGCAGTGTCAGACAACACTTACCGAGCCATGCGGACCACATGGAAGGATCAGTGCATTCTTATATCAGGTGAGAGTGGCGCAGGGAAAACGGAAGCCTCTAAGAAGATCCTCCTCTACTATGCCGTCACCTGCCCGTCTAATCATAACATGAGCACCCTCGGAGACCGCCTGCTCCAGTCCAACCCTATTCTGGAG GCATTCGGTAACGCCAAAACACTAAAGAATGACAACTCCAGTCGATTTGGAAAATACATGGATGTGCAGTTTGACTTTaag GGGGCGCCAGTCGGCGGCCACATCCTCAATTACTTGCTGGAGAAATCTCGGGTCGTCCACCAGAACCACGGAGAAAGAAATTTCCACATCTTCTATCAACTTCTGGATGGCGGGAGCAGTGAACTTCTCCAGATGCTTGATCTTGAAAGAAACCCTCAGAACTACCAGTATCTGGTCAAG GGAAACTGTTCAAAAGTCAGCTCCGTTAGCGACAAGAAGAATTGGAAGGTTTTGATGAATGCCCTGTCCGTTATTGGCTTCAATGATGAAGACCTGCAG AATTTGCTGAACATCATCGCCAGCGTTCTCCATCTGGGCAACACTCAGTTTGGAGAAGGCGAGGAAGGCGAAACGCATATCACCACCGAGATGCCGATAGTCAATGTTTCAAAG ctGCTGGGTCTTGAGGCCTCGTCCCTCAGCGAGGCTCTTACTCACAAAAAACTCACCGCCAAAGGGGAGGAG ATGATCATCCCTCTCAACTTTGAGCAAGCAATGTCCGCTCGCGACGCTTTAGCCAAAGCTGTCTATGGTCGAGCCTTCACCTGGTTGGTGGAGAAGATCAACCGGTCTCTTGCTCTGAAG GATGACGTCGACCACAGCAATAAAGCCTTCCCCGTCATCGGCCTTTTGGACATCTACGGCTTTGAGGTCCTACAGCGCAACAG TTTTGAGCAGTTCTGCATCAACTACTGCAGCGAGAAGCTCCAGCAGCTCTTTATTGAGCTCACCCTCAGATCTGAGCAAGAGGAGTACACAACAGAGGGAATAGAC TGGGAGATGGTGCCGTACTTTGACAACAAAATCATCTGTGACCTGATCGAGGCAAAGCACAAGGGCATCATCGCCATTCtg GATGAGGAGTGTGTGAGACCCGGCGAGACGAGCGACGCCTCGTTCTTAGAGAAACTGGAGGACACACTTGACGGCCATCCCCATTTTGTCACGTATGA TCACAAGCTGGCAAACGGCAAAACCCGGAAGGTCGTGAGTAGAGAGGAATTTCGGTTGCTGCACTATGCCGGGGAAGTCAACTACAATGTCAACG GTTTCCTTGAGAAGAACAATGACTCACTGAGCAGGACCCTGAAAGAG GTCATGTGGCAGTCAGACAACAAGATCATAAGTCAGTGTTTCTACAGAGAGGAAGTGACGGAGCAGAAACGCCCACGGATG gCTGCCACTCACTTTAAAAATAGCCTGTTGAAACTTCTGGACAACCTCATGACAAAAGAACCGTCGTATGTGCGCTGTATCAAACCCAATGATACCAAGCAGCCAG GTCACTTTGACGAAGTTCTCGTCCGGCACCAGGTCAGGTATCTCGGCCTGATGGAGAACCTTCGTGTCAGGAGAGCCGGCTTTGCCTACAGACGCAGCTTTGAGGCCTTCCTGCAGAG GTACAAGCCTCTATGTCCAGAAACGTGGCCCGTCTGGTATGGAAGACTCCGGGATGGTGTGGCCACACTGGCCAAGCACCTTGGCTACCAAGAGGAGGAGTACAAACTGGGCAG GTCCAAAATATTCATCCGTTTCCCCAAAACTCTCTTTCTGACCGAAGATGCACTTCAAGCCAAAAAGCCAGAGATAG CTTTGACTCTGCAGACATCCTGGAGAGGCTACAGGGAAAGAGCCAAATACAAAAAGATCAGACATGCAA TCATCGTGATTCAATCGGCATGGCGAGGAATGAAAGGACGGCGGAGGGCAAGGAGGCGTCGACAGGCCGCCGATTTGATACGCAG gttcaTAAAAGGCTTTATCCACCGCCATGAGGACTACAGTccagaaaatgattatttcCTGGATCATGTGCGTTACTCCTTCCTCAAGAAGCTCAGCAAAAATCTGCCCACAAGTGTTTTGGACAAAAGCTGGCTGCCGTCTCCTCCTTCTGTCGCTGAG GCCTCAGAGTACCTTCGCGCACTGCACATGCGGAACATGGTCAGGAAGTACTGCATGAGGATCCAACCTGAATGGAAGAATCAA ATGACGCAGAAAGTCGTTGCGAGTGAGCTCTTCAAAGATCAGAAGGACAGCTATCCTCAAAGCGTCGGCAGGCTCTTTTTGGACACCAGGATCG AACGCGAGCAGATCAATCTCAAGGTTCTCCAAACTCTCGGCAGTGACAAAGTGCAG TACGGCGTCCCAGTCATCAAGTATGACAGGAGGGGGTTCAAGCCACGCTCTCGACAGCTCCTCCTTTCCAACACCTTCGCCGTGCTGGTGGACAAGACCAAGATCAAGCAGAGGATCGACTACGCGGCACTCGGAG GTATCTCTGTGAGTTCCCTCAGCGATGGGATGCTTGTTCTGCACTTGCCCACTGAGGAGAATAAGCAAAAG GGTGATGTGCTGCTGCACTGCGACCATGTGATCGAGCTGGTGACAAAATTAGCCCTGATGGCCCGCATGTTGAACCACGTCAATGTTAAGCCTGGCAG CGTACGCTTTGCGGGAGCACGAGGGAATGAGGGCATCATCGATTTTGTCAACGGCTCCGAGCTGAAGGTGGCGAAAGGCAAAAGAGGACACCTGCTAGTG ACTGCCCCTGGGATCAAAACCGcatga